The following are encoded in a window of Solidesulfovibrio magneticus RS-1 genomic DNA:
- the ispH gene encoding 4-hydroxy-3-methylbut-2-enyl diphosphate reductase: MKLLRAQTAGFCMGVDLALKKLAALIDAPAKDAPAKAIVTFGPIIHNPQVLEDYAAKGVGVVNDPAAIAPGTTVVIRAHGIPDPVRRAIADRGAEIVDATCPKVKKAQTLIQAQAKQGRTLLLFGEEDHPEVKGLLSYATAGAHVFGDMEELEKLDLPHGPTYFLAAQTTQDEQEFLRIRDYLRNRFGAGLTVLSTICNATMNRQQEAMDLAAAVDFLVVVGGRDSGNTRRLAQVARSAGTPSVHIETADELSPGMFTGYATIGLTAGASTPKKIIDRVQQVLESY; the protein is encoded by the coding sequence ATGAAACTCCTTCGCGCCCAGACCGCCGGATTCTGCATGGGCGTCGATCTGGCCCTGAAAAAACTCGCCGCCCTCATCGACGCCCCGGCCAAGGACGCCCCGGCCAAAGCCATCGTCACCTTCGGCCCCATCATCCACAATCCGCAGGTGCTCGAAGACTACGCCGCCAAGGGCGTAGGCGTGGTCAACGACCCGGCCGCCATCGCCCCCGGGACCACCGTGGTCATTCGCGCCCACGGCATCCCCGACCCCGTGCGCCGGGCCATCGCCGACCGGGGAGCCGAGATCGTGGACGCCACCTGTCCCAAGGTCAAAAAGGCCCAGACCCTCATCCAGGCCCAGGCCAAACAGGGGCGGACCTTGCTCCTTTTCGGCGAAGAGGACCATCCCGAGGTCAAGGGGCTTTTAAGCTACGCCACGGCCGGCGCCCACGTTTTCGGCGACATGGAAGAACTCGAAAAGCTCGACCTGCCCCACGGCCCCACCTATTTCCTGGCCGCCCAGACCACCCAGGACGAGCAGGAATTCCTGCGCATCCGGGATTATCTGCGAAACCGCTTCGGCGCGGGCTTGACGGTGTTGTCCACCATCTGCAACGCCACCATGAACCGCCAGCAGGAGGCCATGGATCTGGCCGCCGCCGTGGACTTCCTGGTGGTGGTCGGCGGGCGCGACTCCGGCAACACCCGACGCCTGGCCCAGGTGGCCCGCAGTGCCGGAACGCCGAGCGTCCATATCGAAACCGCCGACGAACTTTCACCCGGGATGTTCACGGGCTACGCCACAATCGGCTTGACAGCCGGCGCGTCAACGCCGAAGAAAATAATTGACCGTGTCCAGCAGGTGCTGGAATCCTATTAG
- the nhaA gene encoding Na+/H+ antiporter NhaA: MANHPLTTSRPLPLLEQALAPFRRFSHVQASGGIVLIACTMIALVWANSPLAPGYFALWETPVTVGFGDHVLSKTLLHWINDGLMAVFFFMVGLEIKREILVGELNSPAQAILPVAAAVGGMVVPALFYALFNQGLPTMAGWGVPMATDIAFALGILSLLGNRVPVSLKVFLAAVAIVDDIGAVLVIAIFYSGDISLISLAVGGAMFLAMLGLNMAGARHPAVYGICGAILWLAFLKSGVHATVAGVLAAMTIPARTRISAGAFLHKARRLLDCFAASMEPGQALLANKTMQGTLENLESACLRASAPLPRLEHALHPFVAYGIMPLFALANAGVPLFGQAGQSLAEPVSLGIFLGLFIGKQLGIFLTCLGLFRLGLAAMPEGMRLSHYYGASVLAGIGFTMSIFIAGLAFGDGAAAGEQAKVSILVASTLAGVYGFAVLRRGEAVDDPSCREHDDDETVCPGSAPGCPGSGGRH; the protein is encoded by the coding sequence ATGGCAAATCATCCTCTAACCACTTCCCGGCCGTTGCCCCTGCTGGAGCAGGCCTTGGCCCCGTTTCGCCGTTTCAGCCATGTCCAGGCCTCGGGCGGCATCGTGCTTATCGCCTGTACCATGATTGCCCTGGTCTGGGCCAATTCGCCCCTGGCCCCGGGCTATTTCGCCCTGTGGGAAACGCCCGTGACCGTGGGCTTTGGCGACCACGTCCTGTCCAAGACCCTGCTGCACTGGATCAACGACGGGCTCATGGCCGTGTTTTTTTTCATGGTCGGCCTGGAAATCAAGCGCGAAATCCTGGTCGGCGAACTCAATTCGCCGGCCCAGGCCATTCTGCCCGTGGCGGCGGCCGTGGGCGGCATGGTCGTGCCGGCTTTGTTCTATGCCCTTTTCAACCAAGGGTTGCCGACCATGGCCGGCTGGGGCGTGCCCATGGCCACGGACATTGCCTTTGCCCTGGGCATCTTGTCGCTTCTGGGCAATCGCGTGCCGGTTTCGCTCAAGGTCTTCCTGGCGGCCGTGGCCATCGTTGACGACATCGGCGCGGTGCTGGTCATCGCGATCTTTTATTCCGGCGATATTTCGCTCATTTCCCTGGCCGTCGGCGGAGCCATGTTCCTGGCCATGCTCGGTCTCAACATGGCTGGGGCGCGCCATCCGGCCGTTTACGGCATCTGCGGCGCGATCTTGTGGCTGGCCTTTCTCAAATCCGGCGTCCACGCCACCGTGGCCGGGGTGTTGGCGGCCATGACCATCCCGGCGCGCACCCGCATTTCGGCCGGGGCGTTCCTGCACAAGGCCCGCCGGCTCCTCGACTGCTTTGCCGCGTCCATGGAGCCGGGTCAGGCCCTCTTGGCCAACAAGACCATGCAGGGGACCCTTGAAAACCTGGAAAGCGCCTGCCTGCGGGCCAGCGCGCCCCTGCCGCGCCTGGAGCACGCCCTGCACCCCTTTGTCGCCTACGGCATCATGCCGCTGTTCGCCCTGGCCAACGCCGGAGTGCCGCTCTTTGGCCAGGCCGGGCAGTCCCTGGCCGAGCCGGTGTCCCTGGGCATCTTCCTGGGGCTTTTCATTGGCAAGCAGCTCGGCATCTTCCTGACCTGCCTGGGGCTGTTCCGCCTGGGGCTGGCGGCCATGCCGGAGGGGATGCGGCTTTCCCACTATTACGGGGCCTCGGTGTTGGCCGGCATCGGGTTTACCATGTCGATCTTCATCGCCGGCCTGGCCTTTGGCGACGGCGCGGCCGCCGGCGAGCAGGCCAAGGTGTCCATCCTCGTGGCCTCGACCCTGGCCGGCGTCTACGGTTTTGCCGTGTTGCGGCGCGGCGAAGCAGTGGATGATCCGTCCTGTCGGGAACATGACGACGACGAAACAGTCTGCCCAGGGTCAGCCCCGGGCTGTCCCGGGAGCGGCGGACGCCATTGA
- a CDS encoding tRNA dihydrouridine synthase has protein sequence MSHPFGISHPPIAPDAPWLAPLAGFSDLPFRLLSRELGAAVAVTEMVSAKGLFYDSRNTKRLLDTCPADSPLVVQLFGAEPDYLERAAVALAEAGYTYFDLNCGCSVRKVVKTGAGAALLGDPDRLVACARAMVRAVGPGRVGVKLRLGPKPPARVDLELAIRLAEAGAAWLALHPRHASQGFAGTADRQALGEFVAASTLPVIASGDLMTAADGRAVLAQTGAQGVMYARGALADPRVFARHAALFANEGQTTPREVPSVCDVIRRHAALCREYADDRQALLRMRTAVPRYLRDLPGCRALRDRLCRVQSWNELSDIISEAEALAAASPQAAGEAA, from the coding sequence ATGTCCCATCCTTTCGGCATATCCCATCCTCCCATCGCTCCCGACGCGCCCTGGCTGGCCCCCCTGGCCGGTTTTTCCGATCTGCCCTTTCGGCTGCTGAGCCGGGAACTCGGCGCGGCGGTGGCGGTAACGGAAATGGTCAGCGCCAAGGGCCTTTTTTACGATTCGCGCAACACCAAGCGCCTGCTTGACACCTGCCCGGCCGACAGCCCTCTGGTGGTGCAGCTTTTTGGGGCCGAGCCGGACTACCTGGAACGCGCCGCCGTCGCCCTGGCCGAGGCCGGTTACACGTATTTCGACCTCAACTGCGGCTGCTCGGTGCGCAAGGTGGTCAAGACCGGCGCCGGCGCGGCCCTGCTTGGCGACCCGGACCGGCTCGTCGCCTGCGCCAGGGCCATGGTCCGGGCCGTGGGGCCTGGCCGGGTCGGGGTCAAGCTGCGCCTGGGGCCCAAGCCTCCGGCCCGGGTCGATCTGGAACTGGCCATACGCCTGGCCGAAGCCGGCGCGGCCTGGCTGGCCCTGCACCCGCGCCACGCCAGCCAGGGATTTGCCGGCACGGCCGACCGGCAGGCCCTGGGGGAATTCGTCGCCGCCTCAACCCTGCCCGTCATCGCCAGCGGCGACCTCATGACCGCCGCAGATGGCCGCGCGGTCCTGGCCCAAACCGGCGCGCAAGGCGTCATGTACGCCCGGGGAGCTTTGGCCGATCCCCGCGTTTTCGCCCGCCATGCCGCCCTTTTTGCCAACGAAGGCCAGACCACGCCCCGAGAAGTCCCGTCGGTGTGCGACGTCATCCGCCGTCATGCCGCCCTGTGCCGGGAATATGCCGACGACCGCCAGGCGCTTTTGCGCATGCGCACGGCCGTGCCCCGCTACCTGCGCGACCTGCCCGGCTGCCGGGCGCTGCGCGACCGATTGTGCCGGGTGCAGTCCTGGAACGAACTGTCCGACATCATAAGCGAGGCCGAGGCCCTAGCCGCCGCCTCGCCCCAAGCCGCCGGAGAAGCCGCATGA
- a CDS encoding DUF459 domain-containing protein: MRPLARLIVPLLAAVLVLPGCAKRPPAPAPTGDETTTPAEAEVKPAPVDTLPTAVPPAVPPLPKADLAVEPAVPEQATKQALEPKPAVNAAIKPPRSEPAAPASESGQAARSAEAQAAAPKTKNVDGPMVAVVGDSLAVGVGMTMEQRLAKTGGPGCLAMGKVSTGLISKKYDWDKALAETLARQPVSAVVVVLGGNDANNAIAGKGAGTPEWHEAYTAKVERFLAIAAKAGVQVLWVGLPAMKDPAYGQRVAAVNAAARAGCAKTAGCRYLEPGDVFTDASGNYVQAKDIGGKTVSLRAGDGVHMTMTGYDLLCRRVLDVLGPAASPAKP; this comes from the coding sequence ATGCGTCCGCTTGCCAGACTGATTGTTCCACTGCTCGCAGCCGTCCTGGTTCTGCCGGGTTGCGCCAAACGCCCGCCGGCTCCCGCGCCGACCGGCGATGAAACGACTACTCCGGCCGAGGCCGAGGTCAAACCCGCGCCGGTCGATACCCTGCCCACGGCCGTGCCGCCGGCCGTGCCGCCGTTGCCCAAGGCGGACCTCGCCGTGGAGCCGGCCGTGCCCGAACAGGCCACCAAGCAGGCCCTGGAACCCAAACCAGCCGTCAACGCCGCCATCAAGCCTCCCCGTTCCGAACCGGCCGCGCCCGCCTCCGAGTCCGGCCAAGCCGCCAGATCGGCCGAGGCCCAAGCCGCCGCCCCAAAAACGAAGAACGTCGACGGGCCGATGGTGGCCGTGGTCGGCGATTCCCTGGCCGTGGGCGTGGGCATGACCATGGAACAGCGCCTGGCCAAGACCGGCGGGCCGGGCTGTCTGGCCATGGGCAAGGTTTCGACAGGACTCATTTCCAAGAAATACGACTGGGATAAGGCGTTGGCCGAGACCCTGGCCCGCCAGCCCGTCTCGGCCGTGGTGGTGGTCCTTGGCGGCAACGACGCCAACAACGCCATCGCCGGCAAGGGCGCGGGCACGCCGGAGTGGCACGAGGCCTACACGGCCAAGGTGGAGCGTTTCCTGGCCATCGCCGCCAAGGCCGGGGTGCAAGTCCTGTGGGTGGGGCTGCCGGCCATGAAGGACCCGGCCTACGGCCAGCGCGTGGCGGCGGTCAACGCCGCGGCCCGGGCCGGCTGCGCCAAGACGGCCGGCTGCCGCTACCTGGAACCCGGCGACGTCTTTACCGACGCCTCAGGCAATTATGTCCAGGCCAAGGACATCGGCGGCAAGACCGTCAGCCTGCGGGCCGGCGACGGCGTCCACATGACCATGACCGGCTACGACCTGCTCTGTCGCCGGGTCCTTGATGTCCTGGGTCCGGCCGCCAGTCCGGCCAAACCGTAA
- the iorA gene encoding indolepyruvate ferredoxin oxidoreductase subunit alpha has translation MGKELLKTEGGDTLLLLGNEAIVRGTLEGGVRFVTCYPGTPSSEAPDTFFRLSQGAPYYFEYSVNEKVALEVAGGATLAGLPSLCTMKHVGVNVAADPLMTLAYVSAPGGLVLLSADDPGCHSSQNEQDNRIYARLGGLPCFEPATAQECKDMARDAMLLSRKLETPVLLRTTTRVNHVRGPVVTGDLPATPYEKPFVKDPAKYVPLPASARVMHKRLRAILDGLVAEADASPYNVESGAGELGFISSGVSRNYLSDVLEEEGLVGKVRLLELGMTYPLPENRIAAFLAACKKVLIVEELEPVLENEIRALAQTRGIEVEILGKSEHLPRLGEFSTANVRQAVRAFVGQPAAVVDALTVPGDLPRRPPNLCAGCPHRAAYYAVREVYGDTAVYSSDIGCYTLGFLPPFRAADFLLCMGSSISTGAGFARASGKPVVAFIGDSTFFHSGITGLIDAVAYKHDVLIVILDNRTTAMTGHQPNPGVDTTIFGENPNPVDLMALIRACGVEPVKVNPLNHKATLAALTELSKQTGPRVLVAEYPCPIHARRVGQAKKTLPARVAGDPAACLTVRDNLACPAFAMVDGQFTINAEQCDGCMFCVQLSPDLKPGKKEAK, from the coding sequence GTGGGCAAGGAACTTCTCAAGACCGAGGGCGGCGACACCCTGCTGCTGCTCGGCAACGAAGCCATCGTCCGGGGAACCCTGGAAGGCGGCGTGCGCTTTGTGACCTGCTACCCGGGCACGCCTTCGTCCGAGGCGCCGGACACCTTTTTCCGCTTGAGCCAGGGCGCGCCCTATTACTTCGAATACTCCGTCAACGAGAAAGTGGCCCTGGAAGTGGCCGGCGGCGCGACCCTGGCCGGTTTGCCGAGCCTGTGCACCATGAAGCACGTCGGCGTCAACGTGGCCGCCGATCCGCTCATGACCCTGGCCTACGTCTCGGCCCCGGGCGGGCTGGTGCTGCTGTCCGCCGACGATCCGGGCTGCCATTCCTCGCAAAACGAGCAGGACAACCGCATTTACGCCCGCCTGGGCGGCCTGCCCTGCTTCGAGCCGGCCACGGCCCAGGAATGCAAGGACATGGCCCGCGACGCCATGCTCCTTTCGCGCAAGCTTGAAACGCCGGTGCTCCTGCGCACCACCACCCGGGTCAACCACGTGCGCGGCCCGGTGGTCACCGGCGACCTGCCGGCCACGCCTTATGAAAAGCCCTTTGTCAAGGATCCGGCCAAGTACGTGCCCCTGCCGGCCTCGGCCCGGGTCATGCACAAACGCCTGCGGGCCATCCTCGACGGCCTGGTCGCCGAGGCCGACGCCTCGCCCTACAACGTCGAATCCGGCGCTGGGGAACTGGGTTTCATCAGCTCGGGCGTTTCGCGCAACTATCTCTCCGACGTCCTGGAAGAAGAAGGGCTTGTCGGCAAGGTGCGCCTGCTCGAACTCGGCATGACCTACCCCTTGCCGGAAAACCGCATCGCCGCATTCCTGGCCGCCTGCAAAAAGGTGCTCATCGTCGAGGAACTCGAACCGGTGCTCGAAAACGAGATCCGAGCCCTGGCCCAAACGCGCGGCATCGAGGTCGAAATCCTCGGTAAAAGCGAACACCTGCCCCGCCTGGGCGAGTTCTCCACGGCCAACGTCCGCCAGGCCGTGCGTGCCTTCGTCGGGCAGCCCGCCGCCGTGGTCGATGCGCTCACCGTGCCGGGCGACCTGCCCCGGCGTCCGCCCAACCTCTGCGCCGGCTGCCCCCACCGGGCCGCCTACTACGCCGTGCGCGAGGTTTACGGTGACACCGCCGTCTATTCCTCGGACATCGGCTGCTACACCCTGGGCTTTTTGCCGCCTTTCCGGGCCGCCGACTTCCTGTTGTGCATGGGTTCGTCCATCTCCACCGGGGCCGGATTCGCCCGGGCCTCGGGCAAGCCGGTGGTGGCCTTTATCGGCGACTCGACCTTCTTCCACTCCGGCATCACCGGGCTCATCGACGCCGTGGCCTACAAGCACGACGTGCTCATCGTCATCCTTGACAACCGGACCACGGCCATGACCGGCCATCAGCCCAACCCGGGCGTGGACACCACCATCTTCGGCGAAAACCCCAACCCTGTGGACCTCATGGCCCTGATCCGGGCCTGCGGCGTGGAGCCGGTCAAGGTCAATCCCCTCAACCACAAGGCGACCCTGGCCGCCCTGACCGAGCTGTCCAAGCAGACCGGCCCGCGCGTGCTGGTGGCCGAATACCCCTGCCCCATCCATGCCCGGCGCGTGGGACAGGCCAAAAAGACCCTGCCCGCCCGGGTGGCCGGCGATCCCGCCGCCTGCCTGACCGTGCGCGACAATCTGGCCTGCCCGGCCTTTGCCATGGTGGACGGCCAGTTTACCATCAACGCCGAACAGTGCGACGGCTGCATGTTCTGCGTCCAGCTCTCACCGGACCTCAAGCCCGGCAAGAAGGAGGCGAAATGA
- a CDS encoding indolepyruvate oxidoreductase subunit beta — protein sequence MTRARIFFTGVGGQGTLTATTLLARTALDAGLPVTSGEIHGMAQRGGVVESTLLVGGYKSAIIAPGEADVILGFELLETLRALPMLKRGGFVVGNSEALQPVGVCLGRECYPPLEAVLETAKGFAAQVVLVPCISLAEQAGTAKAANTVLLGAAAACGALPFSVADLTRSIEKYLKPKLVDVNLKALALGAEAAKAGQAA from the coding sequence ATGACCCGCGCCCGCATCTTTTTCACCGGCGTCGGCGGCCAGGGAACCTTGACCGCCACCACCCTTCTTGCCCGCACCGCCCTGGACGCCGGCTTGCCCGTCACCTCGGGCGAGATCCACGGCATGGCCCAGCGCGGCGGCGTAGTCGAGTCCACCCTGCTTGTGGGCGGCTACAAAAGCGCCATCATCGCCCCGGGCGAGGCTGACGTGATCCTGGGCTTCGAACTGTTGGAAACCCTGCGCGCCCTGCCGATGCTTAAACGCGGCGGCTTTGTCGTCGGCAACAGCGAAGCCCTCCAGCCCGTGGGCGTGTGCCTGGGCCGGGAGTGCTATCCGCCCCTTGAGGCCGTGCTGGAAACCGCCAAGGGCTTTGCCGCCCAGGTGGTGCTGGTCCCCTGCATCAGCCTGGCCGAACAGGCCGGCACGGCCAAGGCCGCCAACACCGTGCTTTTAGGCGCGGCGGCGGCCTGCGGCGCGCTGCCGTTTAGCGTGGCCGATCTCACCCGCTCCATTGAGAAGTACCTGAAACCCAAGCTGGTGGACGTGAACCTCAAGGCTTTGGCCCTGGGGGCCGAGGCCGCCAAGGCGGGCCAGGCGGCGTGA
- a CDS encoding Rossmann-like domain-containing protein: MRRQLSQAEVLAAVADDVFALPDQPLASLTMGTCLAAVASRGLGLASLVSHIVPGLAPARPKTVPATVHEALRLLADPAAAETDLASVALAAANSLLPLPEDVRDGAGQDLLMSLGRGKDVAVVGHFPFTASLREACRSLWVLEKRPRPGDLPAEMAGEILPRADMVAVTGTTLLNGSLAGLLSACRDDAVVIMLGPTTPFAPGLMRCGIDVLAGCDVPDPEAALAGIRAGSCFKGLSGVRQCSWLRPGLAV, from the coding sequence ATGCGTCGCCAACTGTCCCAGGCCGAGGTGCTGGCCGCCGTGGCCGACGACGTCTTCGCCCTGCCCGACCAGCCCCTCGCGTCCCTGACCATGGGCACATGTCTGGCCGCCGTGGCCTCGCGCGGCCTGGGGTTGGCCTCGCTGGTCTCCCACATCGTCCCGGGGCTGGCCCCGGCCCGGCCCAAGACCGTGCCGGCCACGGTCCACGAGGCGCTACGGCTGCTTGCCGACCCGGCCGCCGCCGAGACTGATCTGGCCTCGGTGGCCCTGGCCGCGGCCAATTCCCTGCTGCCGCTGCCCGAAGACGTCCGCGACGGCGCGGGGCAGGACCTGCTCATGTCCCTCGGCCGGGGCAAAGACGTGGCCGTGGTCGGGCACTTTCCCTTCACGGCCAGTCTGCGCGAAGCCTGCCGTTCGCTGTGGGTCTTGGAAAAACGGCCGCGACCGGGCGACTTGCCGGCCGAGATGGCCGGCGAGATCCTGCCCCGGGCCGACATGGTGGCCGTCACCGGCACCACCCTGCTAAACGGCAGCCTGGCCGGGCTGCTTTCCGCCTGCCGGGACGACGCCGTGGTCATCATGCTCGGCCCCACCACGCCCTTTGCCCCGGGCCTCATGCGCTGCGGCATTGACGTCCTGGCCGGCTGCGACGTGCCCGACCCCGAGGCGGCCCTGGCCGGCATCCGGGCCGGCAGCTGCTTCAAGGGGCTTTCCGGCGTGCGCCAGTGCTCCTGGCTGCGGCCGGGGCTGGCCGTTTAG
- a CDS encoding chemotaxis protein — translation MAQTNILLEAGTNELEIVEFFIDEPTASSFTADAPETSGHYRGYYGVNVAKVLEIIRLPKVTAMPEVSHPSVMGAFNLRNHIIPLVDLSIWLDKQRQDTASPKVIVTEFNNVTSSFLVSGVTRIHRMSWESVEPPNRYVSKMSGDSITGVVKLEDRIVFLLDLEKIVADLNPSLGLRLDMSIEWNSSSRYRALVADDSVLVREMLKDLLNKAGFDVTAVQNGREAWELLSQIKEKSEAEHQPLSNFVHCMVADIEMPAMDGHNLTKRIKDDPVLRELPVILFSSLITDKLRHKGEAVGADDQISKPDVSQLAMRAKALIERKLGQKTAA, via the coding sequence ATGGCCCAGACCAACATTCTCCTGGAAGCCGGCACCAACGAGCTGGAGATCGTGGAGTTTTTCATCGACGAGCCCACGGCCTCCTCGTTTACTGCCGACGCTCCCGAAACGTCGGGCCACTACCGGGGCTATTACGGCGTCAACGTGGCCAAGGTGCTGGAGATCATCCGGCTGCCCAAGGTCACGGCCATGCCCGAGGTGTCCCACCCAAGCGTCATGGGCGCGTTCAATCTGCGAAACCACATCATCCCCCTGGTGGACCTCAGCATCTGGCTCGACAAGCAGCGCCAGGACACGGCCTCGCCCAAGGTCATTGTCACCGAATTCAACAACGTCACGTCCTCGTTTCTGGTCTCCGGCGTCACCCGCATCCACCGCATGAGTTGGGAGTCGGTGGAGCCGCCCAACCGCTACGTTTCCAAGATGAGCGGCGATTCCATCACCGGCGTGGTCAAGCTGGAAGACCGCATCGTTTTTCTTCTGGATCTGGAAAAAATCGTGGCCGACCTCAACCCGAGCCTGGGGCTACGCCTGGACATGAGCATCGAATGGAACTCGTCCAGCCGCTATCGGGCCCTGGTCGCCGACGACTCGGTGCTGGTGCGCGAGATGTTAAAAGACCTGCTCAACAAGGCCGGCTTCGACGTTACGGCCGTGCAGAACGGCCGCGAGGCCTGGGAACTCCTCAGTCAGATCAAGGAGAAGTCCGAGGCCGAACACCAGCCCCTTTCCAACTTTGTCCACTGCATGGTGGCCGACATCGAGATGCCGGCCATGGACGGCCACAACCTCACCAAGCGCATCAAGGACGATCCGGTCCTGCGCGAGTTGCCGGTGATCCTGTTCTCCTCGCTTATTACCGACAAGCTGCGTCACAAGGGAGAGGCCGTGGGGGCCGACGACCAGATTTCCAAGCCCGACGTCAGCCAGCTGGCCATGCGGGCCAAGGCGCTCATTGAGCGCAAGCTCGGTCAGAAAACCGCCGCCTGA
- a CDS encoding tetratricopeptide repeat protein, which translates to MTDSPASQHGSAKPSDIPAALRLPVQYWRHSLAAAAIVLVAAGGYALFGVYQKGQVEKAEAALGEIITTKAGADRVAALETLAKSAPEGAKAGIYLELAKTAQGLGDFTKAASAFEAVAKSAPSGMKTIAGLGEAAALSRAGQDAKAVDVLESLAAKAPKIFAMTIDRQLAVTAEAAGQWQKALAAYERMKADGNVQNASFIDARIADLKGKTAGAAKTNG; encoded by the coding sequence ATGACTGATTCTCCCGCTTCGCAACACGGCTCGGCCAAACCGTCCGACATTCCCGCCGCGCTGCGCCTGCCTGTCCAGTACTGGCGGCATTCCCTGGCCGCCGCCGCCATCGTCCTCGTGGCCGCCGGCGGCTACGCGCTGTTTGGCGTCTATCAAAAGGGCCAGGTCGAAAAGGCCGAGGCCGCCCTGGGCGAAATCATCACCACCAAGGCCGGCGCGGACCGTGTCGCCGCCCTGGAAACCCTGGCCAAGTCCGCTCCTGAGGGAGCCAAGGCCGGCATCTACCTCGAACTGGCCAAGACCGCCCAGGGCCTGGGCGATTTTACCAAGGCCGCCAGCGCCTTCGAGGCCGTGGCCAAATCCGCCCCGTCCGGCATGAAGACCATCGCCGGCCTCGGTGAAGCCGCCGCCCTGTCGCGCGCCGGCCAGGACGCCAAGGCCGTGGACGTGCTGGAATCCCTGGCCGCCAAGGCCCCCAAGATCTTTGCCATGACCATCGACCGCCAGCTCGCCGTCACGGCCGAGGCCGCCGGCCAGTGGCAAAAAGCCCTGGCCGCCTATGAGCGCATGAAGGCCGACGGCAACGTGCAAAACGCCAGCTTCATCGACGCCCGCATCGCCGACCTCAAGGGCAAGACCGCCGGCGCGGCCAAGACCAACGGATAG
- a CDS encoding DUF459 domain-containing protein, translated as MPNPTAKDAGPEPRHRTPARQPRAADRREHAARAAPGPTRRFLAALACLACLLGTACGQDEAPKSADAPKTAASSQPPAKTATLPQSSQTPQLSPSSQTRAKRLLVVGDSLSISLGEQLEHALAGAPGLDFSRDGQRSTGLSRPELLDWPARLRELVAKSPPDIVVIMIGANDVMPLTAADGNRVYFDQPAWAETYTAKARELLAICRQANPDVAINWVGAPSMGDAALAVGVKRVNAVLAKLCAEAGCRFIDAEAAFSDADGRYTRHARDAATGETTAIRTADGVHLTEAGARLLAGVTAASLTGKEQLPPAAGLDELRAQARDLRPVADPAPQAQREASGKTKTKARPSGKVYSVRDGDTFRLIAKRLGVSEEDLVALNPDADPRRLSIGQSLRLPVRRR; from the coding sequence GTGCCCAATCCCACCGCCAAGGACGCCGGCCCCGAGCCGCGACACCGGACGCCGGCCCGTCAGCCGAGGGCGGCCGACCGCCGGGAACATGCCGCCCGAGCCGCCCCCGGCCCGACCCGCCGCTTCCTGGCCGCCCTGGCCTGCCTGGCCTGTCTGCTCGGCACGGCCTGCGGCCAGGACGAAGCGCCCAAATCCGCTGACGCGCCCAAAACGGCGGCCTCGTCCCAGCCGCCGGCCAAGACCGCGACACTGCCCCAGTCTTCCCAGACGCCCCAGTTATCGCCGTCGTCCCAGACACGGGCCAAACGCCTGCTCGTGGTCGGCGACTCTCTGTCCATCAGCCTTGGCGAACAGCTCGAACACGCCCTGGCCGGCGCGCCCGGCCTGGATTTTTCCCGCGACGGTCAGCGCTCCACGGGCTTAAGCCGACCGGAACTCTTGGACTGGCCGGCCCGGCTGCGGGAACTGGTCGCCAAGTCCCCGCCCGACATCGTGGTCATCATGATCGGTGCCAACGACGTCATGCCGCTGACCGCCGCCGACGGCAACCGGGTCTATTTCGACCAGCCGGCCTGGGCCGAAACCTACACCGCCAAGGCCCGGGAACTCCTCGCCATCTGCCGCCAGGCCAATCCCGACGTGGCGATAAACTGGGTCGGCGCGCCGTCCATGGGCGACGCGGCCCTGGCCGTCGGGGTTAAACGTGTCAACGCCGTGCTGGCCAAGTTGTGCGCCGAGGCGGGCTGCCGGTTCATCGACGCCGAAGCCGCTTTTTCCGACGCCGATGGGCGTTATACCCGCCACGCCAGGGACGCGGCCACGGGCGAAACCACGGCCATCCGCACCGCCGACGGCGTACACCTGACCGAAGCCGGGGCTAGGCTCCTGGCCGGCGTGACGGCCGCTTCCCTGACCGGCAAGGAACAACTGCCGCCTGCGGCCGGTCTCGACGAACTGCGCGCCCAGGCTCGGGATCTGCGCCCCGTGGCCGATCCCGCCCCCCAGGCCCAACGCGAGGCCTCCGGCAAAACCAAAACCAAGGCCCGGCCCAGCGGCAAGGTCTACAGCGTGCGCGACGGCGACACCTTCCGTTTGATCGCCAAACGCCTGGGCGTGTCCGAGGAAGACCTCGTCGCGCTCAATCCCGACGCCGATCCTAGACGTCTGTCCATCGGCCAATCCTTACGCCTGCCCGTGCGCCGCCGCTAG